Part of the Sporomusa termitida genome, GTTGAATGCCAAAAGCATGAATAATGACGGCGTGATCTTCACCCAAAAGCTAAGCGATGTGACCACCGCACAATTCATGGTTGCTGACGTGGCAACCAACTCTGAGTTCGGTCTTCTTAACTTAAACTTTAAGGCCAGTAAGGACCTCAAGTTAAACATTGCTTATACCGACTACGGCTTTGGCAATGTAGCTGCAAGCCCCCTCTTTGTCCCCACCGCTTGGAACAACATGGGTGGCAACCAAATCGATGTGGGTCTGAATTACAAGCATGGTGGCCTTTATCTGATGAGTGAATATGTCGCCAACAAGATTAGCGAAGGGGCCTATTCCGGGACCAACCCGAAAGCTTGGATGGTCCAACTGGCCACCAATCCAAGCACTGTAATTTACCCGTTTGCTGGCATAGTCAACCCGGCAAAAGCTCATGATCAAGGCTTCCTGATCAATTATCGGAACATTGACGCCAACGCTGTTCCGGTAATGTCCGCTTATGCGGGCGCAAGCTCCTACAACGGCAACGCGATGGCTCAGGCTCTGGTGAACGGAATGTATACTGATGACAACGTAAAGGCTTTAACTGTTGCCTACCAGAACGTTTTCTCCAAAGGAGTTGTCTTTACGGCCGCATATAGCGACCTCAAACAGAAAGTCGGTACTTTGAAAGACAAAGAGTGGGACCTTAGCTTCCAATTTTTCTTCTAAATTATTATCTCAAGTTGAAATATTATCGCATTCGTTAAGCAACATCGCGACTCATCTGAAAAGTATTATTTAAAATAATATAACGCGAAAAGGCAATATTGCAAATAATTTTAGCAATATTGCCTTTTCGGCGGTTTTTCAAAGAATGGCAGTATTTCGTTGTACTAAGCTAACTATAATTTGTCCCATTTTTTGTATGTGCAAAAGGGCTCAATAGATTATGGAAGCTTAGGGCCAGCATGTTGCAGAATTTCGAAATGGGAAGGAAGACGGAAATCGATTAGATTAACGGCATCGTGTGCACAAAAGGACGAGAGTTCGGTATCGCTACTCCCTACAATGACAAAGTAGTGGAACTTGCCAAAGAGACCGAAGCAAAAACCAAGTGCCAATATCTTTGATTACTTAAGCCGGTTTGATATGGCATGAAAACTCCGTAAAATCAAACCGGATTTTAAGTTAGGAAAAACAATCGGAGACTAACTTAAAAAGGGGTGACGTGGGGAGGACCTGAAAAAGGCTTAGATTTGGGAGTATCCCACAATTTGTATAAACTCAAGATTGGTGCAAAACAGCAAAAATCTTCAGGAGGCAAATTAGCCGAATATTGGTTTCTTATCAATTCCTAGGTAGCTCTTTTTCAGTTGTGCGAAACTTATTATACGATCGTTTCATGTGAATAAAGTTTATAATTACTGCCGCTATTACTGGAGCAGTGCACATTCCTAAAAATTTGGCATGATTATTGCACCGTAGTATATAAATGCGCAGTGAAATTCGAAAAAGGGGAGATTGTTTTATGACGCTAAGTGTTTTGGGTATTATTGTTTCATTAGGGTTTCTCATTTGGCTGGCCTTGCGAGGATTCCACATCATTGTCCTTGCTCCTGCGGCCGTAGTGATTGTCTCGCTGTTTTCAGGTATGGATCCTTTCGAGGCCCTTGTTGGCCCGTATATGAAAGGCTTTGTCAATTATGCCGGCAAGTTCTATCTTATCTTCCTCGCCGGGTCTGTTTTCGGCAAGTTTATGGAAGACTGTGGCGCGGCTCGTTCCATTGCCCTGGGGATTTTAAAGGTTCTGGGCGCCAAAAGCCAAGAGAAGGTTCTATGGGCAATCGCTATCATTACAATGGTTATGACGTATGGCGGAATAAGCCTGTTTGTCGTCATCTTTGCTGTGTTGCCTATCGCAAGGCCACTTTTTAAAGAACTTAATATCCCTTGGCACTTGTTTGTGGCCGCACTGATTCTCGGCCTGGGCTCCGTCACCATGACTATGCTCCCTGGCTCACCGTCGATCCAAAATATCATGCCTACTAAGTACCTGGGAACTACTGCGATGGCAGGCCCAGTAATCGGTATACTTGCCTCTATCATTATTATAATTTTCAACGTTTGGTATTTCAAAGACCAATTACGCCGCTGCCATGCTCGTAATGAAAATTTTGAAGCTCCGACCAGTGGGATGGTTTCCGGGGAAGAATTCTCTTCGCCTCACGGTCTTCCTAATGTATGGCTGTGTTTACTTCCTCCTATCACAGTATTTATTATGCTAAACGTTTTAAAAATGGATGTTGTCATAGCCCTTTTCGGCGGTGTTATCGCCACCTTAATTCTATTTTGGAAATTCTTTAACAACAAGATGCAAACAATTAATAAAGGCGCCTTGAACGCTGTGGTTCCCATAGTCAACACCTCTGCCGATGTTGGTTATGGAATGGCTATGGCCGCTACTTCGGGATTCGTAGTCATTTCCGACTGGCTACTCAACATGGGCGGGCACCCCATTTTGTCGCTGTCTTTGGCTACTAACATCGTTGCCGGTATGACTGGTTCCGCCTCAGGCGGACTGGGCATCGTTCTAGAGACTCTAAGTGCTAAATACCTGGCTCTGGGTGTCGCTCCCGACCTAATTCATCGTATCGCGGTAATGTCTTCGGGCTGCTTCGACGCTATGCCACACAGCGGTGCCACAATTACCGTTCTTGCTGTCTGCGGCTTGACCCACGCCCAAGCTTATAAGCACTTTTGGTGGGCTCATATCGTTGCGACAGTCCTTGCCCTGATCATTGTTATTCCGATCGGGATCGTGATCTACGGATAACCCTAAGATTTACTACAAAGAGGAAGGTATATGTGTGGCCACTGAAAAAGTCTTAGTTTTATAGACTTCACCAAAAGGGGCTGTCGCGCTAAGAGAGTCCCTAAGATGAACAAAAGAACGGTAACCGGCAGCGGGAAACCGTTCTTTTGTTGTAAAATCAGGTTGTGAAGTCCGAAAAAATACAATCAATTTATACAACAGAAGCAAATGTATATCAACTGGTCATGCCGATGGACATCGGGGAAATGAATCCGGCAGATGATTCGGTGCGGTTGCTCAACGCGGTCTTGGAAAGGATGGTCTATAGAAAATTATACGCCGCGTACTCCCGTCAGGGGAGAATCGAGATCTCACCAAAGCGTCTGTTCAAAATCCTCGTTTACGGCTATATGAACGGCATCTACTCCGGCCGCAAGCTGGAACAAGCCTGCCGGCGAGACGTCAACTTCATGTACCTCTTAGGCCGGGAGAAAGCTCCCGCTCATGCTACGATTACCCGATTTCGCAGCGAACGGCTGGCCGAGGTGGTCGATGACCTGTTCGCCCAGCTTATACGGCGGTTGGCCCAAGAGGGCGAACTGTCTCTGTCGAGCGTATTTATCGATGGAACTAAGCTGGAGAACTGAATCCCGTATAGTCTTAACGGCAGACATTTCACGAGTTTGTTTGGAGGAAGAGGAAAGGTTATATAAGGATGATATTAAAGCCGCCTTAAATTCGCTGGCGAAAGTTCCGCATTAATAATTAACATGAAAAGGCAATATTGCAAATAATTTTAGCAATATTGCCTTTTTGGCGGTTTTGCAAAGAGTGGCGGTGTTTAGTTGCACCTAAGGCTAATTATAATTTACCCCATTTTTTGTATGTGAAAAAGGGTTCAATAGGTTGTGGCA contains:
- a CDS encoding S-layer homology domain-containing protein; its protein translation is MKKTLVTLLALVFVLSIASSVFAAPNNSFVDLPAKHWAYVAVQELARVGIIDGYGDGEFRGEKSMTRYEMAQIVYQAMQNSSKADAVQKALIDKLAAEFALELNNLDKRVAKLETKNNVGLTYESRIRYMGNEASTVKGTSQFDYRQRIHLNGAVNDKVAYTARLEAGGYFGNGSTGTIGFNRAFFNIKDFAGIDMITIGRFGTHGITNGLLNAKSMNNDGVIFTQKLSDVTTAQFMVADVATNSEFGLLNLNFKASKDLKLNIAYTDYGFGNVAASPLFVPTAWNNMGGNQIDVGLNYKHGGLYLMSEYVANKISEGAYSGTNPKAWMVQLATNPSTVIYPFAGIVNPAKAHDQGFLINYRNIDANAVPVMSAYAGASSYNGNAMAQALVNGMYTDDNVKALTVAYQNVFSKGVVFTAAYSDLKQKVGTLKDKEWDLSFQFFF
- a CDS encoding GntP family permease — encoded protein: MRSEIRKRGDCFMTLSVLGIIVSLGFLIWLALRGFHIIVLAPAAVVIVSLFSGMDPFEALVGPYMKGFVNYAGKFYLIFLAGSVFGKFMEDCGAARSIALGILKVLGAKSQEKVLWAIAIITMVMTYGGISLFVVIFAVLPIARPLFKELNIPWHLFVAALILGLGSVTMTMLPGSPSIQNIMPTKYLGTTAMAGPVIGILASIIIIIFNVWYFKDQLRRCHARNENFEAPTSGMVSGEEFSSPHGLPNVWLCLLPPITVFIMLNVLKMDVVIALFGGVIATLILFWKFFNNKMQTINKGALNAVVPIVNTSADVGYGMAMAATSGFVVISDWLLNMGGHPILSLSLATNIVAGMTGSASGGLGIVLETLSAKYLALGVAPDLIHRIAVMSSGCFDAMPHSGATITVLAVCGLTHAQAYKHFWWAHIVATVLALIIVIPIGIVIYG
- a CDS encoding transposase, yielding MPMDIGEMNPADDSVRLLNAVLERMVYRKLYAAYSRQGRIEISPKRLFKILVYGYMNGIYSGRKLEQACRRDVNFMYLLGREKAPAHATITRFRSERLAEVVDDLFAQLIRRLAQEGELSLSSVFIDGTKLEN